A single window of Maylandia zebra isolate NMK-2024a linkage group LG2, Mzebra_GT3a, whole genome shotgun sequence DNA harbors:
- the zdhhc15b gene encoding palmitoyltransferase ZDHHC15B, with product MALSRGLRCCQRVFSWIPVLIITAVVLWSYYAYVFELCLFTITNTLEKVAYLLLFHVCFVMFSWTYWKSIFTPPASPCKKFQLSYSDKQRYEMEDRPDAQKQILVEIAKKLPIFTRAQSGAIRFCDRCQVLKPDRCHHCSVCEMCVLKMDHHCPWVNNCVGFSNYKFFLLFLAYSMMYCIFIAATVFQYFLKFWEGVLPNGPAKFHVLFLMFVALMFFVSLMFLFGYHCWLVAKNRSTLEAFSAPVFANGPDKNGFNVGTRRNLEQVFGENLRLWFIPVFTSQGNGHYFALKNRSSESQNPLLANEDMWEESDDGSEEGSLAEDVDPSVTIEMEE from the exons ATGGCTCTCTCCAGAGGTTTGAGATGCTGTCAGAGGGTTTTCTCGTGGATACCTGTTCTTATTATCACCGCCGTTGTCTTGTGGTCGTATTACGCCTATGTCTTTGAACTATGTCTTT TTACAATCACCAATACACTGGAAAAAG TGGCctatttgcttttatttcatgtttgctTTGTGATGTTCTCCTGGACCTACTGGAAGTCAATATTCACCCCTCCTGCGTCTCCATGCAAAAAG TTTCAGCTGTCATACTCAGACAAGCAAAGGTACGAAATGGAGGACAGACCAGATGCTCAGAAGCAAATCCTGGTTGAGATTGCAAAGAAGCTGCCTATTTTCACTCGAGCCCAATCTGGAG CTATCAGGTTCTGCGACCGCTGCCAGGTGCTGAAGCCTGACCGCTGTCACCACTGCTCCGTCTGTGAAAT GTGTGTCTTAAAGATGGACCATCACTGTCCCTG ggTGAACAACTGTGTTGGTTTTTCCAACTACaagttttttctccttttccttgCCTACTCTATGATGTACTGTATATTCATTGCGGCAACAGTCTTTCAGTATTTCCTCAAATTCTGGGAA GGGGTCTTGCCAAACGGGCCTGCAAAgttccacgtcctcttcctcatGTTTGTGGCTCTCATGTTCTTTGTCAGTCTCATGTTCCTCTTTGGCTACCACTGTTGGCTTGTGGCCAAGAACAGATCCACATTAG AGGCCTTCTCAGCTCCGGTTTTTGCCAACGGACCAGACAAAAACGGCTTTAACGTCGGCACGCGCAGAAATCTGGAGCAGGTATTTGGAGAGAATCTGAGATTGTGGTTCATCCCCGTCTTTACGAG CCAAGGGAATGGCCACTACTTTGCTTTGAAGAACCGGAGCTCTGAATCCCAGAACCCCTTATTAGCTAACGAGGACATGTGGGAAGAGTCTGATGATGGGTCTGAGGAGGGAAGCTTGG CAGAGGATGTGGACCCCTCTGTTACCATAGAGATGGAGGAATAA